CTCCCGGCCCTCTCCTGGGAGTTCCTTACCCAGGCGCCCCGCGACCTCGGACGTGCAGGAGGGATCTTCCCGGCGATCGTCGGGACACTCTATCTCGTCGGCGGCGCGATCCTCTTTGCTCTCCCGATCGGGATCGGGGCGGCGATCTATCTCACCGAGTACACCCGCGGCGGCCGCGTCACCGCGACCATCAGGAGCGGGGTCGACCTCCTGAACGGCATGCCTTCGATCGTCTTCGGCCTCTTCGGCTTCGCATTCCTCGTCCTCTTCCTCAACCTCGGTGTCTCCCTCCTCGCGGGCATGATCACCCTCGGGCTCATGATCCTGCCGACGGTCATCAGGACGACAGAGGAGGCCCTGAAGACCGTCCCGATGGCGATACGGGAAGGAAGCCTCGCACTCGGCGCCACACGCTGGCAGACCATCAGGCAGGTCATCCTGCCGCCGGCCCTCCCCGGCATCCTCACCGGCACGATCCTCTCGATCGGGCGGGCCGCCGGCGAGACGGCGCCGATCCTCTTCACGGCCGCCGTCTTCTCGAAACGCTTCCTGCCGACATCGGTCTTCGAACCGGTGATGGCCCTCCCGTACCACCTCTTCATCCTCACGACAAATGTCCCGGGCGCGGAGACGAACCAGTATGGCACCGCCCTCGTCCTCCTCATCCTCGTCGTCGGGATCTATGCCGCCGCTATCGCCCTGAGAAATCACTACCAGAAGAATGTCAGATGGTAACATGACAGAGACTGCAATCCTCTCGGCCAGACATCTCAACCTCTACTACGGGGAGAGTCATGCCCTGAAAGAGATCACGATCGATATCGCACCGAACAGGGTGACAGCCCTCATCGGCCCGTCGGGGTGCGGGAAGTCTTCCCTCCTCCGCTGTTTCAACCGGATGAACGACCTGGTCGAGAATGTCAGGACCGAGGGGGAGATCCTCTTCGCAGGCGAGGATATCTCCGTCCCTACGGCCGACGTCGTCGCGATCAGGAAGAGGATCGGGATGGTCTTCCAGAAACCGAACCCCTTCCCGAAGTCGATCTACGAAAATGTCGCATATGGCCCGAGGGTCCACGGCATCAGGGACACGAAGGCCCTCGACGCGATCGTGGAGAAGAGTCTGCGCGACGCCGCCCTCTGGGAGGAGGTGAAGGACCGCCTCCACTCCTCGGCCCTCGGCCTCTCCGGGGGGCAGCAACAGCGCCTCTGCATCGCCCGCACCCTTGCGGTCGAGCCCGAGGTGATCCTGATGGACGAACCCTGCTCGGCCCTCGACCCGATCGCCACGGCAAAGATTGAGGCCCTGATCGAGGATTTAAAGACGCGCTACACCGTGATCATCGTCACGCACAGCATGCAGCAGGCGGCGCGAGCAAGCGACTTCACCGGATTTATGTACCTCGGCGAACTCGTGGAGTTCGGCGAGACGACCCAGATCTTCGAGGCCCCGAAGAACAGACTGACAGAGAACTATGTGACCGGCCGTTTCGGATAGGTGAAAGGATGAGCGAGAAGTTTCATGACGAACTGAAGGCCCTGAGAGGGGAGTTCATCGAATACGGAGAGTTTGCAGCGGACATGCTGAAGGACGCCTTCAGGGCGCTGAAGGACGGGGACACGGACCTTGCAGAGTCGGTTCTCCAGCGAAAAACACACCTTGCAGAACTCTCCGACCATTTCGACGAGCGCCTGCTCACTCTCATCGCCCTGTATCAACCGATGGCGAAAGATCTCCGGGTGATCGCCTGCACTCTCAAGATGAACGATGCCCTCTTTCGCATCGGGCGGTACGGCAAGGACATCGCCATGCTCGTCCCCGAGTTCGCCGCATCCGGCCACCTCGGGCGGATGCTCAACCTCCCGTACATGGCGGAGATGGTCTTTTCGATGGTCGACGATACCCTCCGCGCCTATGAACAGAGGGACATCGCACCCATCGCCACCTTCTCCGAGAGGGACGACTGCGTGGACGACCTCAGGTACTCGGTCTTCAGGGAGGGGGTTACCTACATGATGGAGAACCCGAAGAACATCGAGCGGTGCATGGACTATGTGATGGTGGCACGGTATCTCGAAAGGTGCGGCGACCACTGCTGCACGATGGCCGAGAAGGTCCATTACATGGTCACGGGGGAGAGGATTGAGATCCGGTGAGAGGGGGGGGGATCTGCCGGGGGGCTGCCGCCCCCCAGACCCCCTGCAATTAGGATAGGGGGTGGATGGCAGTTTTCTCTTCAAAATGCAGGATTAGATCATTTGAATTCCAATCCAGATAGTTCCAGGGGACTATCTCGAAGACTTTGTCTTCTCGACTCTCTACGATCGTCCACACTCTGGATAGACAGGGATATAGGAATATTCTCTCAGAGTGTTCACATCGCTCTTCTCCTGTCCTATCCTAACTTCGGGGGTCCGGGGGCAAAAGTCCCCCGGCTCAGATTGAGAGGAAGGCGAAGGATCGGCGCATTTTCTCCTGAAATCAGGAGGATACATCAATCCCGATCATGACGCCCTCCCTGAACCGATGCGATGCCTTTATCTTACCCCCGGCAGAGGAGGTATTCGGAGGAAATGATATGCCGGAATTTGGTAACCCGTTTTCAGGCACCGCATACGGCCGGAAGATGACCGATGCAGAACTCGTCCGCGCGGTCCGCTTCATGGTCGCGGCAGAGTACGAGGCGACGCAACTCTACCAGCAGCTTGCAGAGTCCACGGACAACACACTCGCACAGGCGGTCCTCCTCGACATCGCCGAGGAGGAGATCGTCCATGCGGGAGAGTTTCTCCGTCTCCTGAAGGAACTCTCGCCCGAGGAGGAGGGGTATTACGCAAAAGGGACAAAAGAGGTCGAGGAGATGATCGAGAAGATCAGGAAATGACCGTCTCGTCTCCCTTTTTTCCTGTCGGGGTGTAGTGTTCGACCTCCCCGAAGACCTGCAGTTTGCCGTTCGCCAGGACGGAGACCGCACCGTGGCCGCCGCAGATGATACAGCGCTTTCCCTGCGCGGTGAGGTCGCGGTCCACCGCGGCCGCAAGGTCGAGGAGGGCGTGCCTCTCCTCCCTGGCCCGGCCCGAGTCCACGTTCACCGAGGTGACAAGGAAGTCGGCGAGGGAGTTGTAGACCTTCCTCGCCTCGGTGAGACTGCCGAAGTTGATCACCGTGTCGCTCGTGAGGAGGATGCCCTCCTCGGGACAGAAAAGGTAGACCAGACCGTGGACGTGGCCGCCAAGGCTTTCCAGCACCTCGAAGGTCCGGCCGCCGAAGGTGAACCGATCGAGGACCGGGAAGATCCCCCGTACCTCGCCTGTCGGGCCGCCGAAGAGGGTGAAGTTCTTCGGCGGGCTGAACCGCGAGAAGAGGTTGATCATCGTCGTATAGACGGTCTCCAGGACCGAACCCTCGGCAGGAGAGCCATAGGCGCGATCGGAGGTCTCGATCTCGGCCAGGGTGCCGGGGTGCATGTACGCCGGGGCGTCGTAGAAGCCGCCCGCACCGCAGTGGTCGGCGTCGGCATGGGTGATCACCACCCGCGTCAGTTTCGTGCCGTCGCCGATGCCATAGTGCCTGAACATCGCGAGGACGTCGGGGTAGTAGATGCCGTACCCGGTGTCGACCATCATGGTCTCGTCGGGGGTCTCGAAGACGTAGATGCTGCCCCCGCCGGGGAGCTGGAAGCAGAAGAGTTCCATATCCTGGGTCACCCTGACCCGCTGGACGTCGGCGTAGAAGCCCTCGCCGCAGGTCCGGTTCAGGCTCTCGCCGGTCTGGAGAACGCTCGCGAAGACCTGACGCGGGTCGGCGCCGCGGGCGGCGAGGTCCTGGGCGATGTGGTTCATGTCGCCGAGGAGGCGGAGGAGGAAGTCGTCCCCGGCCTGACCGGTCAGCCGCCGCAGACGCTGGGCGAACCAGATGTAGAAGACGGTCTCGTCGAGGGTGTCGCCGGTCTGGTCGTATTCCAGGATCTCGATCGGGTAGTGCGACTTCAGGCTGTTGAGGAGGGCGTCGACCTTCCCGCTCTCCTCCAGGCTGAGGGCGAGGGTCAGGCGGTCGGGATGACTCCCCGTGTCGTCGAAGTCGACGTGCGCGATATTGGCGCCGACGGTCGTCGTCAGGTCAAGGAACGCGGAGAGTGCGCCGGGGACATGGGGAAGGGTGACGTGGATTCGCAGGAAACTCAAGCCCGGTAGATGGGTCTGGAGATAGCCGATGGCGGCGAGTTCGTTCCTGATGGCGACATGCGCCCCGGGATATGCCGTTACCTCAAGAAAAACGGTGGACGGGTCGATACACCTGCTGTACTGGATGCGGTTGATGTTCCCGCCGTGCCGCATGATGATCCCGGCCGCCCGGTGAAGGGCGCCGGGGCGGTCGAGCATGCGGGCGACGAAGGAGATCTTCTCTTTCTGGGCCTCCATATCTGAATATCAATGGGAGAAGCGCGGCAATAAATGTCGGTGGTCCTCAGGACGGGACGAGGACATAGACGGCAAAACCCATGTACTCCCGCCCGTAGGCGGCGTACTCGTCCTGGATACGGTAGAGGTACTCGCGCACTTCGTCGGCGTCCGTGTCGTCGGGGTTGTCGCGCAGCCAGGCAAGGAGTCCCTGCCAGTTTCCCGACTCGTAGGCGTCCCAGTCGTCTGGCGACGCCCGGAAGATGGACGCGACATCGAAGCCCGCGTCCCGTGCCGCCTGAAAGATCTCGTACTCAGTGAGGACGTCGCGCCACTCCCGGGCAAACTCGGGCGGGACGTTGTCCCGCACCCAGTACCGCTCGCCGATGACGATCCTGCCGTCGGGCTCGAGCCATGCGCTCATCGCCTCGATTGCACCGGCAAAACCGCCCCAGATGTGGGAGGAACCGATGCAGGCCGCACAGTCGTACTGGCGGTCGGGCGTCTCGTCCAGGACGTCGGCACGGTCGATCCCGATCCGCGGGGAGAGGCCCTCCTTTGCGAGGAGGGCCGCGGCCCGCCGGCAGGCGTCTTCCCTGATGTCGAGGCCGCGTCCGGCGATCCCGAACCTCTTCCCCCAGAGGGCGAGGATCGTCCCGTACCCGCAACCGAATTCCACAACCCGGTCATCGGCAGAGAGGCCGGCCACCTCACCGGCACGGACCACCTTTTCCGGTGTCGTGGGGTTCATGATGGCCAGGCCGCTCGTCGAGATCGAGATGAGATCAAAATATTCCACCCTGAAACGTGGATGGTCCCGGAATATAGGGCCATCGCAGGGTGCGTGAAAGGGGGTATGTGAGATGGGCAGGTGTGCCTGCCCGTACTGTTCAGAGCCGGTTGGACTTGGTGCTCTTCTTCACCGGCGCAGTTTCTGTTTTGGCATCCGCGTCCTTCTTACCCCTGGACGAGGAGCGCTTCTGGGTCTCATAGGTCATTGAGGACTCACCTCCTATCCTGATCAGATATTCTCAGATCTGTCATGCGAGGGATAAAGGTTGTCTGGCGCAACGGAAGATCCTCCATGCGAACCGTATTCCATGGGCATTCCAGAGGGTTTTGCGCGGGGCGCGCCGGAGGGGATCGGGAGGATCAGGAGGAGGGCAAAAATAAGGAAGAGGGGGCATCGCCCTGTGCCGGTATGAACGTGGTGCCTGCATGTCAGAATGTGGAGGGCCATCCGGGACACGGCCCGGGTCAAATACGCCCGGATATGCCCCGGATCCGGGGACCACACCACCCATTCGGAACCATATCGGGAAGATCCCGAGATCCGGCCATACCGGGGGCCCTGGGCAAAACAGGATGAAATCCGGCAGGACTCAACGCCCCCAGGCCGCCGGTATGATTGCAGGTAATGTCCTCCCCTTCCCGGCCCTCCCGTGTGCCGGGGAGAGGGAGGGATAAGGGCTGGAAATCGTCCGGATCCGGGCTCGTGAGAACCCTCACACTGAGGTTGATATCGGCATTCCAGAGCGGGAATTCTACAATGCCCTCTCCAGGAAGCGATCACTCTACGCGAGGGTTTCTCCAGGTCCTGAACTTAAAGGTCGATCCCGCGCTCTCTCAGTTCCTTCGTCTTCTTCTCGGAGCAGGCCTCGCACCTGAACTCGGGGGCGCTGTCGTCGGTCCTGTCGTAGTTGGAGGTCATGACAAGGCGGTATCCGCGGCAGACCTTTCCGCAGTCCACGCACCTGATATTCTCCTTCACCTCCCACTGGGCGGCAAGGGCCTTCGAGGTGAAGATGAAGCGGTCCACCCAGAAGAAGATGAGGCCGCCGATGAAGTTGGCGATGATGGTGGCGGTGATGGGGTCCATCGTGGAGAGGAGGATCAGCACGCCGGCAAGGAGTGGGGTCGAGAGTTGCCACCTGATGAGGTAGAGCCCGTAACGCTTGAAATTGACGTCCATATGTCTGTATAAATTCAGAATTGCGGATAATAAACCTGAGTATGAGGACAGGGGAAGAACCTTCATCTCCCTTGCCATGCCACCTGATCAGATATGGCAGATGCAGAGGCAGAAGAGGGCGCATCCACCTCTTCTATAGTGTCGTCGGTGAGACTGCATGATAGCGCCGAAGGCGCGGATATCGAAGGACAGATCCACCCCCCCGATATCGTCGTCGGAGAGACGGCAGGGCGGGGCCGCGGCGTCTTCGCCGCCAGGGACTTCCTCCCCGGCGAGGTGATCGAGGTCTGCCCGGTGATCGTCTCGGCAGGCGCGGGGGACGAGGGCCTCATCGAGCGGACGAACTTCTTCAACTACTACTTCGGGTGGGGAGAGGATGAGAGGGCCTGCGCGATCGCCCTCGGCTACGGCTCGCTGTACAACCACTCATACCACCCGAACGCCGACCACCGCCGGGACTTCGAGGGCGGCACGATCACGGTCGCGGCCTGCCGGCGCATCAGGGCGGGCGAGGAGATCACCATCAATTATACCGGTCCGGTGGACTGCCGGGACCCGGTCTGGTTCGACGTCGTGGGAGAAGAATAGAAAGAGACGGGGCAGGGTTTTAGAGGACCTCTGCCTTCGTGATCCTGACCTCAGGGGTGGGCCGGTCCTGCCGGTCGGTCCTCCCATTGCCGATGGCGTCGACGACCTCCATTCCCTCAATAACCTTGCCGAAGACCGGGTGCATGCGGTCGAGGTAGTTGTTGTCCACCAGGTTGATGAAGAACTGGCTTCCCCCGGTGTTCGGGCCGGCATTCGCCATCGAGATGGTGCCGCGGGCGTTTTTGTTCGAGGGCGTGAACTCGTCGGGGATCGTGTAGCCCGGCCCGCCCATGCCGGTGCCTGTCGGGTCGCCGCCCTGGATCATGAAGTTGGGGATGACGCGGTGGAAGATGACGCCGTCGTAGAACCCTTCCTTCACCAGTTTTTCAAAGTTGCCGGCGGTGACCGGCATGTCGCCGTAGAGTTGGATGGTGATGTCGCCCGCCGTCGTGTGGAGGACGACCTTCGCTCCGTCTGGATGGTCAACCATGATCTTTCCTCCCTCTCTGGTGGCGCGGACAACCATAAGAGTTCTCCCGGTTGGACACCATGGGGGATCATGGCAGGGAAGGAGGAGAGGCGGGCCGCGGAGCACGAGGAAATGGTCGCCGCGTTCCTGAAAAACCTCGCCCACGAGAGGCCGGAATACCGCTGGGGAGCGGCGGACGCCCTCGGGAGGCTCGGCGACCCCGACCCGCGGGTGCGGAAGAAGGCGGCATGGGCCCTCGGGCAACTCGGGGACATGCGGGGGCAGAGGCCCCTCCTTGCGGCGATGCGGGACGGCGACGAGGACGTCAGGGAGATCGCGGAGGAGGCGTATGAGATATTGAAGAGGAAGGTCTTCGGCGGGGGGTGAGCCGAACATCCAGGATCAGGGTGACAGTCCCCCGGCCGCGAATGTTGCTCACCGGCACCCGTCCACTTCCCACCAGAATTTCACCCGCGTCATCATCCCCGCCTGCAGGAAGCCGTCCCCGTTTTTCGAGAGGGTCGCGGAGAGGTACTCCCTGAGGATCTCCTCCTGATCCGGAGACGTTATCTGGCACTGATCCCCGAACTCGGCAACTGCTGCTTCGAAATCCGGAAACTTGCGGGCATGCTCCCTCCGTATCGTCTCGACGTTCGGGTAGATCCCCATTGAATAGAGGACATTGAAGAGGACATCGGCCTTGGGGCCAAAGCAGAACTCCTTTCCGTGCAGCGCCGGCCAGAGGTCGACCATCACCTGCTCCCAGGCCGTCGGCCCGGCAAACCAGAAGAGGTAGACCCATCGCGAGGACGCTTCGCACATCGCCTCGATCGCGGCCCGGATATCCGGCATCCCGAGCGAGTACGAGGCGACGACAATGTCGTACCTCCCCCTGAGATCGACAGAGGGATCGATCTCCTCCCAGCGTTTCCGCACGATCTCAAGGTTCGACACACCCTCTTCTGCAGCGTATCCGGCCATCACATCGGCCATTCCCGCCGAGGGTTCGACGGCGGTCACATGGGCGACGCGGCACGCAAGGGGAACGGCGAGCGTGCCGGGTCCGGCGCCGATGTCCAGCACCGTCGATCCGGCCTCGATCGGAAAGCTGTCGATGATGTGGCGGGTCCGCTCGGGTTTCTCCCGCAGTTGAGCGAGAAATGCTCGAGCTTTCTCGCGCGAAGTCCATGTGGAGGCGCACTCCCTGCTCCCCTGGCACGCCGCATTCTCATTGTACAATTCCTTCCAGACGGCGTTCCAGTCTATGTTGTATGCCATCGACATTCTCCATGTTTTTGATAGGGTGCTTCCCTTCGGCATATCCTCTTCGATCTTCCGTGAATCTCTGATCTTCGGCGTTCGTCCGCCCAAATATCTCTGGAGGGAAGAACGAGAGAGACACATCGATCGGGGAGCGTGCAAACCATGAAAATCATCAGGGGTGGTTTTCAAAGAACCGCCTGAATATTCGTTTCATCAGTGATTCTACACAGCCGATTTTTGGTATATGGTCATTATCTACTTTTGGATATCCATCCCGATATTTCCGGAAAGGAAGTCTGTACCCTGCCCCTGCGGCCGATACCGGCACCAGTTCCGCACGCGCCTCTCCGGCGTTTCATCCGGCACAACCTGCTCTTTTTTCGAGGTCATCCCAAAACTGATCCGAACCTTCATGCACGCCGATGAAAGGACTCACATTCGGTTCTGAAAAATTCTGTTCTGAATTCTGTTCTGGCGTCTTGTCCGGGGGGTTTCACCCCCCGATCGCCCCCCATCATTGCGATAGGGAGTGGATGGCAATCTCCTTCATCAGGATCTCTCTTCCCCGACCCTATCCTGTTTCGGGGGTCAGGGGGCGTCAGTCCCCCGGTAGAGATCTGGGGGAAGGCGGTGGTTTCGCACGATTCTTCAGGGAATTCAGGAAGATATCGACCAGATCAGGATATTCTCTCCCGATCCCTGCATGCAGAGATGGGGGGAATGAACGAGAGTTCTGGGATATGTTCTTCAAGAATCCGATCCCGGCCGCTATCTTTCCCTCAAAAAAACACCTTAATAGATACACGGCCGATCTCATACGGAATGACCGAGGAGAAGATGACCCCTGCCATGCGGCAGTTCTATGCGATGAAGGAGGAACATCCTGACTGTGTCATTTTTTTCCGCATGGGGGACTTTTACGAGACATTCGGTCATGACGCCGAGATCGTCTCCCGCGAACTCGACATCGTGCTCACCTCGCGGGGCAAGGACAGAGAGGGGGAGAAGATGCCCCTCGCCGGCGTGCCCTATCATGCGGCAGACACCTACGTCTCCCGCCTCGTTGCGAAGGGCTACAGGGTTGCCGTCTGCGAGCAACTCGAAGACCCGAAGAAGGCGAAGGGGATCGTGAAGAGGGGTGTCGTCCGGGTGATCACCCCCGGCACAGTCATCGACGCCTCCATGATCGCCTCGCCGGGGGCGCGGTACCTGATGTCCCTCTGCCCGGACGGTGCGGATTTCGGCATCGCCTTCCTGGACATCTCCACAGGCGAGTTCTTCGTCGAGGAGTGCGGGGACGGTGGCGAGGTCGTCTCCGAGGTGGAGAGGTACAGGCCGCAGGAGTGCATCGTCCCCGGCCCCCTCCCCTGCGGCCTCGGCGAGCGTTTCTCCGCGCAGGGCGTCCTGGTCACCCCCTACGAGGAGGGGGCGTTCTCGGGTGTGCGGGCGCGGCAGGTGCTCCTCGACCGCTTCGGCACCGTCTCTCTCGAAGGTTTCGGGTGCGAGGGGATGGAGGCCGCGGTGCGGGCCGCCGGCGCCGCCCTCAGGTACGCCACCGAGACGCAGTTCTCCGACCTCTCCCATATCACCGGCCTCTCGGTGCGGTCCACCGCCGAGAGGATGTCCCTGGATGCGATCACCCTCAGGAACCTGGAGATCACCGAGACGATCCGGGGCGAGGGGAAGGAGGGGACGCTCCTCCATGTCCTGGACAGGACGCGGACCTCGATGGGGAGCAGGACGATCCGGGCGTACCTGGTCAACCCCCTCCTCGACAGGGCCGGGATCGACGCACGCCTCGACGCCGTCGAGTATTTCGTCGGGAACACCCCGGCACGGGAGACCTTCCAGGACCTCCTCCGCGGCTGTGCCGACATCGAGAGGATCGCGGGCAGGATCGCCTACGGCAATGCCACGCCCCGCGACCTCGTCACCCTCAGGGCGTCCTTCGAGACCGTGCCCGAGATAAGGGAGGCCCTGCAGGGCGACCTGCCGGCGCGGGTCAGGGAGGCGGTCGACCAGATCTCCGACTTCCCCGCGGTCAGGGACCTCGTCTCCCGCGCGGTCGTCGACGACCCGCCGGCGAACCTCAAGGGCGGCGGCGTGATCAGGGAGGGCTACAGCCCCGAACTCGACGAACTGAAGGGTCTCTCCGGGTCGGGGAAGGACTGGATCGCGGAGTACCAGCAGAAGGAGAGGGAGAGGACAGGGATCAAGTCCCTGAAGGTGCGCTACAACCGGGTCTTCGGCTACTATATCGAGGTGACGAAGCCGAACCTGGCCCTCGTGCCCGACGACTATGACCGGAAGCAGACGACCGCAAATGGCGAGAGGTTCACCACCCCGGACCTGCGGGAGAAGGAGATGCTCATCACCAATGCCGAGGAGCGCCTCCTCTCCCTGGAGGCTGAACTCTTCGCGGACCTCGTCGCCACCCTCGCCGCCTCCGTCCCCGGATTTCAGGAGACCGCCCGGGCGATCGGCGTCCTCGACGTCTATGCGGCCCTCGCCGCGGTCGCACAGAGGAACGACTACACGCGGCCGGTTCTCGACGACTCTGTCAGGACCGCGGTCCGGGCCGGGCGCCACCCTGTCGTCGAGGAGATGGTGCCGGGCTCATTTGTCCCGAACGACACCCTCCTCGACGGCGGCGGCGACCAGGTCCTCATCATCACCGGCGCGAACATGGCCGGCAAATCGACGTACATGCGTGCCGTCGCCCTCATCCAGGTGATGGCCCAGATCGGGAGTTTCGTCCCGGCCGCCCACGCCTCCCTCGGCATCGTCGACAGGGTCTTCACCCGCGTCGGGGCCTCCGACGACCTGTCGAGCGGGCGGAGCACCTTCATGGTCGAGATGCAGGAACTCGCGAACATCCTGAACAATGTCACCGAAAGGAGCCTCGTCGTGCTGGACGAGATCGGGCGGGGGACGAGCACCATCGACGGCTACTCCATCGCAAGGGCCGTCATCGAGTTCCTCCACGGCACGGGAAAGACCGGGCCGCGGACCCTCTTCGCCACCCACTTCCACCAGCTCATCGACGTGGAGGCCGACCTGAAGAGGGTGAAGAACTACCACTTTGCGGTGAAGGAGACGGCCGGGGAGATCGTCTTCCTGCGGACGATCATCCCGGGCGCCACAGACAGGAGTTACGGCATCCATGTGGCGCGGCTTGCCGGCGTGCCGCGGGCGGTGACGCAGAGGGCCGAGAAGATCCTGAAGGCGACCGAGGAGGAGGTCGCGTCGGGCGGGCCGAGACAGAGGAAGTTCACCCAGATGCTCCTCTTCCCGTCCTCTGAGGCGCGGGCGGATCCCGACCCTGCGGTGGAGGCCCTGAAGAAGATCGACCCCGACGCCCTGACGCCCCGGGAGGCCCTCGACGCACTCTATGAACTGAAGGCTCTCGCCGGGAAGGAGGGGTCGCCATGACCGGACCTGTCATCCACGTCCTCGACGAGAGGACGGTCAACCAGATCGCCGCCGGCGAGGTCGTCGAGAGGCCGGCGTCGGTCGTCAAGGAACTCGTGGAGAACGCCATCGACGCCGGCGCCGACCTCATCAGGGTAGAGGTGACGACAGACCGCACCCATGTCACCGTGATCAGGGTGCAGGACAACGGCGTCGGGATGGACCGCGCCGACGCGGCCCTCGCCTTCAGGGAGCACGCCACGAGCAAGATCGCACGGATCGACGACCTCGACCGCGTCGCCACCATGGGCTTCAGGGGCGAGGCGCTGGCGAGCATCGCCTCGGTCGCCGACGTCACCCTGGTCACCCGGCCGAAGGGGGGCGAGGTCATCGCCGGGACGAAGGTCAGGATCAGGGGCGGCGGTGCGCCCGAGGTCGCGGAGGTCGGCGCACCCGAGGGGACGACTCTGGAGGTCCGCGACCTCTTCTTCAACACGCCGGCCCGCCGGAAGTTCCTCAAGTCCCTCCACACCGAACTCGCGCATATCCACGGGGTCGTCGAGAGGACCGCACTCGCCCACCCTGAGGTCTCCTTCCGCCTCGTCCACAACGGGAGGGAGCGGGTCGCCACCCACAGGACGACCGACCTGCGGGAGACGGCGGCCTCCCTCTTCGGGACAGACCTCCACACAGACCTCATCCCCCTCGCATTCGAGGCCTCCCCGGTGAAGGTCGGGGGCTACATCTCACGCCCGGCGCACTCCCGTGCCGACCTGTACCAGGTCTTCCTCTCGATCAATGCCCGCCCGATCTCGTCGCCCGCGATCGTGCGGGCGCTCAAGGAGGGCTACGGCACCCTCCTCCCTGCCGACCGCTACCCTGTCGCCTTCGTCACCCTGACCGTCGACCCGGCCCAGGTGGA
This window of the Methanofollis ethanolicus genome carries:
- the mutL gene encoding DNA mismatch repair endonuclease MutL produces the protein MTGPVIHVLDERTVNQIAAGEVVERPASVVKELVENAIDAGADLIRVEVTTDRTHVTVIRVQDNGVGMDRADAALAFREHATSKIARIDDLDRVATMGFRGEALASIASVADVTLVTRPKGGEVIAGTKVRIRGGGAPEVAEVGAPEGTTLEVRDLFFNTPARRKFLKSLHTELAHIHGVVERTALAHPEVSFRLVHNGRERVATHRTTDLRETAASLFGTDLHTDLIPLAFEASPVKVGGYISRPAHSRADLYQVFLSINARPISSPAIVRALKEGYGTLLPADRYPVAFVTLTVDPAQVDVNVHPTKKLVRLSREREICDAIVSAVRAALDGRDLLSAPAARPAPAWKLPAPVPPRTTGIAEAPALYARSDRRLRQTSLPLAGAERNLLPEIEVLGQVDATYIVGRAENRSLVVIDQHAAHERILYEQATEKQQDGQKTQELIVPVLITFTAQEAELVKDALPALEEEGFALGEFGPDTYAVSAIPIVLGRMEDPAVVRDLVSALIREAPRDPVGRREAITRRVACRGAIKAGDPLTHEQMRRLVDQLAHTKSPYTCPHGRPTVLSFSPDELAAMFRRT
- the mutS gene encoding DNA mismatch repair protein MutS, whose protein sequence is MTEEKMTPAMRQFYAMKEEHPDCVIFFRMGDFYETFGHDAEIVSRELDIVLTSRGKDREGEKMPLAGVPYHAADTYVSRLVAKGYRVAVCEQLEDPKKAKGIVKRGVVRVITPGTVIDASMIASPGARYLMSLCPDGADFGIAFLDISTGEFFVEECGDGGEVVSEVERYRPQECIVPGPLPCGLGERFSAQGVLVTPYEEGAFSGVRARQVLLDRFGTVSLEGFGCEGMEAAVRAAGAALRYATETQFSDLSHITGLSVRSTAERMSLDAITLRNLEITETIRGEGKEGTLLHVLDRTRTSMGSRTIRAYLVNPLLDRAGIDARLDAVEYFVGNTPARETFQDLLRGCADIERIAGRIAYGNATPRDLVTLRASFETVPEIREALQGDLPARVREAVDQISDFPAVRDLVSRAVVDDPPANLKGGGVIREGYSPELDELKGLSGSGKDWIAEYQQKERERTGIKSLKVRYNRVFGYYIEVTKPNLALVPDDYDRKQTTANGERFTTPDLREKEMLITNAEERLLSLEAELFADLVATLAASVPGFQETARAIGVLDVYAALAAVAQRNDYTRPVLDDSVRTAVRAGRHPVVEEMVPGSFVPNDTLLDGGGDQVLIITGANMAGKSTYMRAVALIQVMAQIGSFVPAAHASLGIVDRVFTRVGASDDLSSGRSTFMVEMQELANILNNVTERSLVVLDEIGRGTSTIDGYSIARAVIEFLHGTGKTGPRTLFATHFHQLIDVEADLKRVKNYHFAVKETAGEIVFLRTIIPGATDRSYGIHVARLAGVPRAVTQRAEKILKATEEEVASGGPRQRKFTQMLLFPSSEARADPDPAVEALKKIDPDALTPREALDALYELKALAGKEGSP